From Elusimicrobiota bacterium:
TTTCTGTAAAGCCATGTCTTTTTAGCCCAACGATATTTAATCCAACGAGTTTTGCCCTATCACCCTGTGCCTGACAGAATGGCGGGACATCAAGAACAACCATTGCTCCACCCCCGAGCATAGCAAATCTCCCGATTCTTACAAACTGATGTATTGCTGCAAGACCGCCTATAATAGAAAAATCGCCGATTTCAACATGTCCGCCAAGTGTTACACAGTTTGCAAAAACAACACCGTTGCCAACAATACAATCGTGTGCTACATGCGAATATGCCATAAAAAGACAATTATCGCCAATTTCTGTAAGACCATGTGCTGGTGTGCCGCGATTAAGAGTAACATTTTCTCTAACAATACAGTTATCACCGATAATAATTTTTGTTGGCTCGTTTTTATACTTCAAATCCTGTGGGGCAGTTCCTATAAATGCTGATGAAAAGATTTTACAGTTCTTACCAATTTCAGCATACTCAATTACAGAAAAAGTGCCAATAGCTGTCCCGCTTCTTATTTTTACATCTTTTCCAATAAATACATATGGGCTGATTTCAACATCTTTCTCTATTTCTGCTGATTTATCAATTATTGCTGTAGGATGAATCATCGTCGCTTCGCTCCTTCTGTTTACGGTTTATCAACCAGCATAAATGTAAACTCGGCTTCTGTTACCACTTTCCCATCAACATATGCACAGCCCTTCACTACCCCGGTTACCTGTTTTGCTTTTACTACTTCTATATCAAGATAAAGTATATCACCGGGTAGAACTGGTTTTCTGAATTTAACATTATTTATTGACATAAAATACGCCAGTTTTTTATTTTTTAATTCAGGTTTTGACAGAAACAAAACACATGATGTCTGTGCAAGTGCCTCAACAATTAACACGCCGGGCATTATTGGTTTTTCAGGAAAATGACCTTGAAAAAACGGTTCACCTGCTGAAACATTTTTTATTCCGACTGCTCTTTTTTCAGGCTCAACGAAAATTACTTTATCAATAAACAAAAATGGAAATCTGTGTGGGATAATTGTTTTGATTTCATCAATATCCAGCACTTTACCTTCAGGGATAGTCCAGTGCGATTTTTCTATTGATTTTTTGCCGTCTAAAGATTCTGCAATTTTTTTCGCAAAAGCGATAT
This genomic window contains:
- the lpxA gene encoding acyl-ACP--UDP-N-acetylglucosamine O-acyltransferase — its product is MIHPTAIIDKSAEIEKDVEISPYVFIGKDVKIRSGTAIGTFSVIEYAEIGKNCKIFSSAFIGTAPQDLKYKNEPTKIIIGDNCIVRENVTLNRGTPAHGLTEIGDNCLFMAYSHVAHDCIVGNGVVFANCVTLGGHVEIGDFSIIGGLAAIHQFVRIGRFAMLGGGAMVVLDVPPFCQAQGDRAKLVGLNIVGLKRHGFTEKQISDIKSVYKTVFTSGLTVAEAIDQLVTSNPSKEVNEFVDFIKNSKRGITRPGKIQEIDSE